A section of the Phacochoerus africanus isolate WHEZ1 chromosome 4, ROS_Pafr_v1, whole genome shotgun sequence genome encodes:
- the EPOR gene encoding erythropoietin receptor, whose amino-acid sequence MYHFRATLWPGVGSLCLLLAGATWAPSPNSPDAKFESKAALLAARGPEELLCFTERLEDLVCFWEEVGSAGVGPEDYSFSYQLEGEPWKPCRLHQGPTARGSVRFWCSLPTADTSSFVPLELRVTEVSSGAPRYHRIIHINEVVLLDPPAGLLARRAEESGHVVLRWLPPPGAPMASLIRYEVNISTENAAGSVQRVEILDGRTECVLSNLRGGTRYTFMVRARMAEPSFGGFWSAWSEPASLLTASDLDPLILTLSLILVLILLLLAVLALLSHRRTLKQKIWPGIPSPEGKFEGLFTTHKGNFQLWLYQTDGCLWWSPCTPFAEGPPAPLEVLSERCWGVTQAVEPAVDDEGSLLEPVGSEHARDTYLVLDKWLLPRRPASEDLPQPGGDLDMAAMDEASEASSCSSALALKPGPEGASAASFEYTILDPSSQLLRPRALPAELPPTPPHLKYLYLVVSDSGISTDYSSGGSQETQGGSSSGPYSNPYENSLVPAPKPSPPNYVTCS is encoded by the exons ATGTATCATTTCAGGGCAACCCTCTGGCCAGGAGTTGGCTCCCTCTGTCTTCTGCTAGCTGGGGCCACCTGGGCTCCTTCACCCAACTCCCCCGACGCCAAGTTTGAAAGCAAAG CGGCCCTGTTGGCAGCCCGCGGGCCTGAAGAGCTTCTGTGCTTCACCGAGCGGTTGGAGGACTTGGTGTGCTtctgggaggaagtgggaagcGCTGGAGTAGGCCCAGAAGACTACAGCTTCTCCTACCAGCTTGA GGGTGAGCCATGGAAGCCATGCCGCCTGCATCAAGGGCCCACGGCCCGCGGCTCGGTGCGTTTCTGGTGCTCGCTGCCTACAGCCGACACGTCGAGCTTCGTGCCCCTAGAGCTGCGCGTCACTGAGGTTTCCTCGGGTGCTCCACGCTACCACCGTATCATCCACATCAACGAAGTGG TGCTGCTAGACCCTCCCGCTGGGCTGCTGGCACGGCGGGCCGAAGAGAGTGGCCACGTGGTACTGCGCTGGCTCCCGCCGCCTGGGGCACCCATGGCGAGCCTTATCCGCTATGAGGTGAACATCTCGACAGAGAACGCCGCAGGGAGCGTGCAGAGG gtGGAAATCCTCGACGGCCGCACTGAGTGCGTGCTGAGCAACCTGCGGGGTGGAACGCGCTACACCTTCATGGTACGCGCGCGAATGGCAGAGCCGAGCTTCGGTGGCTTCTGGAGCGCCTGGTCCGAGCCTGCGTCGCTGCTGACAGCTAGTG ACTTGGACCCCCTCATCCTGACCCTCTCCCTCATCCTCGTGCTCATCTTGCTGCTGCTGGCCGTGCTCGCCCTGCTCTCCCACCGTCG GACTCTGAAGCAGAAGATCTGGCCTGGTATCCCAAGCCCTGAGGGCAAGTTTGAGGGTCTCTTCACCACCCACAAGGGTAATTTCCAG CTGTGGCTGTACCAAACTGATGGCTGTTTGTGGTGGAGCCCCTGCACCCCTTTTGCAGAGGGCCCACCTGCCCCTCTGGAAGTTCTCTCTGAGCGCTGCTGGGGGGTGACACAAGCAGTGGAACCAGCCGTAGATGATGAGGGGTCCCTGCTGGAGCCGGTGGGCAGTGAACATGCCCGAGACACCTACCTGGTGCTGGACAAGTGGTTGCTGCCCCGGAGGCCGGCCAGTGAGGACCTCCCACAGCCTGGTGGTGATTTGGACATGGCGGCCATGGATGAAGCCTCAGAAGCATCCTCCTGCTCATCTGCTCTGGCCCTGAAGCCTGGGCCAGAGGGGGCCTCAGCTGCCAGCTTTGAGTATACTATCCTggatcccagctcccagctcctgcGCCCAAGAGCCCTGCCCGCTGAGctaccccctaccccaccccacctgaAGTACTTGTACCTTGTGGTGTCTGACTCTGGCATCTCAACTGACTACAGCTCAGGGGGCTCCCAGGAAACCCAGGGGGGCTCATCTAGTGGCCCCTACTCCAACCCTTATGAGAACAGCCTTGTCCCAGCCCCTAAGCCTTCACCCCCGAACTATGTGACCTGCTCATAG
- the SWSAP1 gene encoding ATPase SWSAP1: protein MAETLRRVLNSGGAAGPAEESTAEAGPPLLLLGGPGSGKTALLFAAALETAGEGQGPVLFLTRRPLQSLPRGTRAALEPLRLQKIRFQYPPSTLELLRLLCSAHEARGAAPSLLLVDGLEEYLTEDPGPQEAAYLAALLVDTAAHFSHRGGPGQGCGLIVALQTQEEGDSGDAQPLALLQRYFPAQCWLQPNASGPEQHCLRACLEPGGLEPRAEWWVTFQPDGEMTVTQWPTQAGDTGSHKGSSSEGQS from the exons ATGGCGGAGACGCTGAGGCGGGTGCTAAACTCTGGCGGCGCTGCCGGCCCCGCAGAGGAGAGCACGGCTGAGGCCGGACCGCCTTTGCTGCTGCTTGGCGGTCCAGGCTCTGGAAAGACAGCACTGCTATTCGCGGCGGCCCTGGAGACGGCAGGAGAGGGCCAAGGCCCCGTCCTCTTCCTCACCCGGAGGCCTCTGCAAAGCTTGCCCCGCGGGACCCGAGCAGCGCTGGAACCCCTGCGGTTACAG AAAATCCGCTTCCAGTATCCACCCTCAACCCTTGAGCTCCTCCGGCTCCTGTGCTCTGCGCATGAGGCCAGGGGGGCAGCGCCCTCCCTCCTGCTGGTCGATGGCCTGGAGGAGTACCTAACAGAAGACCCTGGGCCCCAGGAAGCCGCCTACCTGGCCGCCCTGCTTGTGGACACAGCTGCCCACTTCAGCCACCGGGGTGGGCCTGGCCAGGGCTGTGGGCTCATTGTGGCTCTCCAGAcccaggaggaaggagacagTGGGGATGCCCAGCCACTGGCGCTGCTCCAGAGGTATTTCCCTGCCCAATGCTGGCTGCAGCCCAATGCATCAGGCCCAGAACAGCACTGCCTCCGAGCCTGCCTGGAGCCAGGCGGGCTGGAACCCAGGGCAGAGTGGTGGGTGACTTTCCAACCGGATGGAGAGATGACGGTCACACAGTGGCCCACCCAGGCTGGTGACACTGGCTCACACAAGGGTTCAAGCTCTGAAGGGCAGTCTTGA